The Ascochyta rabiei chromosome 5, complete sequence genome has a segment encoding these proteins:
- a CDS encoding Phosphatidate phosphatase, with product MNYLRSVAGGVSKGWNSINPATLSGAIDTIVVEREDGSMACSPFHVRFGKYQILRPSDKKVEFRVNGELQNYSMKLGEGGEAFFVFETSAAIPADMQTSPLASPAASPEQKPLETSPAQLLDDPEPLDLASIDSGLRRRGRMSMSVPPSDAQYNEADFGRPVSGDWSGFHVQRSQTDTVVPSGNDDFPAHLDGVKEHGPLEISREDATRWNRTARSASPPPVSQAEALARAIKLSKKLFTSNIPNKVTDSGDLELDMTGYKSSEQDALRAEVLARNILSDELAGDYDIGALIGADENGNLWIYSSEEAKAAAMQKTAHSVFSEPSLDAVSDPGYQSDSGVSDTSAGFPPHTRNDSDSALGLSAPHSPEQQQKKTETRNYAKTLRLTSDQLKDLNLKPGQNTMSFTVNRSKCEAYMFYWQHSVPIVISDIDGTITKSDALGHILNVIGRDWTHKGVAKLYTDIVNNGYNIFYLTSRSVGQADTTRAYLNGVVQEDYKLPRGPVIMSPDRTIAALRREVYLRKPEVFKMACLRDIMQLFDKPAGQTPFYAGFGNRFTDALSYRSVNIPSTRIFTINSNAEVSLDVLSLNSYKTGYASMREIVDHFFPPVGLLVPAGGENFTDFNYWRDKPLDMEDFTDSEDESDDEQTEAGSYRSEDEGEQGEDLEASYMTNESVDEEAMEDSILESVEGNYGEYLGEDLDAPYDQDNAEYEEGDEYSEEETEIEEPIERKDFVPAPTTPTEDRVLSKKQSVPGISERMAERMAERMNTLDIHESTPTPKDSPRR from the coding sequence ATGAACTACCTGCGCTCCGTCGCCGGCGGCGTCTCCAAGGGCTGGAACTCGATCAACCCGGCCACGCTCAGCGGCGCCATCGACACCATCGTCGTCGAGCGCGAAGATGGCTCCATGGCTTGCTCGCCCTTCCACGTCCGCTTCGGCAAATACCAGATCCTGCGCCCCTCGGACAAAAAGGTCGAGTTCCGCGTCAACGGCGAGCTCCAGAACTACTCCATGAAGCTcggcgagggcggcgaggccttcttcgtcttcgaaACCTCCGCCGCCATTCCCGCCGACATGCAGACCTCGCCCCTGGCCTCGCCCGCCGCCAGTCCCGAGCAGAAGCCCCTCGAGACCTCGCCCGCCCAGCTGCTCGACGACCCGGAGCCCCTCGATCTCGCCAGCATAGACAGCGGCCTGCGGAGAAGAGGACGCATGTCCATGTCCGTGCCGCCCTCGGACGCACAGTACAACGAAGCAGACTTTGGCCGCCCCGTCTCCGGCGACTGGTCCGGCTTCCATGTCCAGCGGTCCCAGACAGACACCGTCGTTCCCTCTGGGAATGACGACTTCCCCGCCCATCTCGACGGCGTCAAGGAGCATGGCCCGCTCGAGATCAGCAGAGAGGATGCCACGAGGTGGAACCGAACAGCCCGCTCAGCGAGTCCCCCGCCCGTCTCGCAGGCCGAGGCCCTGGCCCGTGCCATCAAGCTGTCCAAGAAGCTTTTCACCTCCAACATCCCGAACAAGGTCACCGACAGCGGAGACCTCGAGCTGGACATGACAGGCTACAAGAGCAGCGAGCAGGACGCTCTGCGCGCCGAGGTCCTGGCGAGAAACATCTTGTCAGACGAGCTGGCGGGAGACTACGACATTGGCGCACTGATTGGCGCCGACGAGAACGGAAACCTTTGGATCTACAGCAGCGAGGAAGCCAAGGCAGCCGCCATGCAAAAGACCGCCCACAGCGTCTTCAGCGAGCCTTCCCTCGACGCAGTCTCCGATCCTGGCTACCAAAGCGACAGCGGTGTCAGCGATACATCCGCTGGATTTCCTCCCCACACGCGCAACGACTCGGACAGCGCCCTTGGCCTCTCCGCTCCCCACTCCCCCGAGCAGCAGCAAAAGAAGACCGAAACGCGCAACTATGCCAAAACCCTGCGTCTCACCAGCGACCAGCTGAAGGACCTTAATCTGAAACCAGGCCAGAACACAATGTCCTTCACCGTCAACCGCTCCAAATGCGAAGCCTACATGTTCTACTGGCAGCACTCTGTCCCCATCGTCATCTCCGACATTGACGGCACAATCACAAAGTCGGATGCCCTCGGTCACATCTTGAACGTCATCGGGCGCGACTGGACACACAAGGGGGTTGCAAAGCTCTACACCGACATCGTCAACAACGGATACAACATCTTCTACCTCACTTCTAGAAGTGTAGGGCAGGCAGACACGACAAGAGCGTACCTCAACGGGGTGGTGCAGGAGGATTACAAGCTGCCTAGAGGGCCGGTGATCATGAGTCCAGATCGCACCATCGCGGCACTGAGGAGGGAGGTCTACCTTCGCAAGCCAGAAGTCTTCAAAATGGCGTGCTTGAGGGACATCATGCAACTCTTCGACAAGCCTGCCGGCCAAACACCCTTTTACGCGGGCTTTGGAAATCGCTTCACAGACGCGCTCTCCTACCGCAGCGTCAACATCCCATCCACGCGCATCTTCACAATCAACTCCAACGCCGAGGTCAGCCTCGACGTCCTCTCCCTCAACAGCTACAAGACCGGATATGCCTCCATGCGTGAGATTGTCGACCACTTCTTCCCGCCCGTGGGCCTCTTGGTACCCGCCGGTGGAGAGAACTTTACCGACTTCAACTACTGGCGCGACAAGCCGCTCGACATGGAGGACTTTACCGACAGCGAGGATGAGAGCGATGATGAGCAGACTGAGGCGGGGAGCTACCGCAGCGAAGACGAGGGCGAGCAGGGAGAAGATCTTGAGGCGTCGTACATGACCAACGAGAGCGTCGACGAAGAGGCAATGGAAGATTCGATACTGGAGAGCGTCGAGGGCAACTATGGAGAATACCTCGGCGAGGACCTCGACGCTCCCTACGACCAAGACAACGCAGAGTATGAGGAGGGAGACGAGTACAGCGAGGAAGAAACGGAGATTGAGGAACCCATTGAGCGAAAAGACTTTGTGCCTGCACCGACAACGCCGACCGAAGACCGTGTCCTATCCAAGAAACAGAGCGTCCCGGGCATCTCCGAGCGCATGGCCGAGCGCATGGCCGAGCGCATGAACACACTCGACATACACGAGTCCACACCAACCCCCAAGGACAGTCCGAGGAGGTAG